In a single window of the Coprothermobacter proteolyticus DSM 5265 genome:
- the prfB gene encoding peptide chain release factor 2, whose protein sequence is MTLEEIIQARDNTASEFQEIVENIKLDDKKAELSDVRKVYEKPDIWSDPDKAVAVARKVQRLEEEIERVEQIENLLKDLDAALELLQEGYDEELFEHALATLKELQQRIELFRLVTLFTEPYDTNDAILMLHAGAGGVDAMDWTQMLMRMYLRWAERMGFETEIVDISRGEEAGVKSCTVFVRGSYAYGYLRAEKGVHRLVRLSPFDADHRRHTSFALVDVVPDVEDVEVEINPDDIEVETFRSGGAGGQHQNKTESGVRLIHKPTGITVTVTEERSQLQNRERAMRILRARVHQYHEEERKKSLEEIRGDVKSASWGNQIRSYVFHPYNMVKDHRTGYSRGDIDNVMDGDITDFMVKFLQGVKVESSDE, encoded by the coding sequence TTGACACTGGAAGAAATCATACAAGCACGAGACAATACTGCATCGGAATTTCAAGAAATAGTTGAGAACATAAAGCTGGACGATAAGAAGGCTGAGCTTAGCGACGTACGTAAAGTGTACGAGAAGCCTGACATTTGGTCTGATCCAGATAAAGCCGTGGCTGTAGCAAGAAAAGTACAGCGGCTGGAAGAAGAAATTGAACGCGTTGAGCAGATTGAAAACCTGTTAAAAGACCTTGATGCTGCTTTGGAGCTTCTCCAGGAAGGGTATGATGAAGAGCTGTTTGAGCATGCACTCGCTACGTTGAAGGAACTTCAGCAACGTATTGAGCTTTTTAGGCTGGTGACGCTCTTTACAGAACCCTATGATACGAACGACGCCATATTGATGCTACATGCTGGAGCTGGCGGTGTGGATGCTATGGATTGGACACAAATGCTCATGCGAATGTACTTACGTTGGGCTGAGCGGATGGGTTTCGAAACAGAAATTGTGGACATCTCCAGAGGAGAAGAAGCCGGTGTGAAGTCGTGTACAGTTTTCGTGCGCGGTTCCTACGCATATGGCTACCTACGTGCAGAGAAAGGTGTTCACCGCTTGGTTAGGTTGTCGCCTTTTGACGCCGATCACAGAAGACATACCTCTTTTGCTTTGGTTGATGTAGTGCCCGATGTAGAAGATGTTGAAGTGGAGATAAATCCTGATGATATTGAAGTTGAAACGTTTAGAAGTGGTGGTGCGGGCGGACAACACCAGAACAAAACCGAATCTGGCGTCAGATTAATACATAAGCCAACTGGTATCACTGTTACAGTCACTGAGGAACGTTCGCAGCTTCAAAACAGGGAAAGAGCAATGCGCATTTTGAGGGCACGTGTTCACCAATATCATGAAGAGGAACGAAAGAAGTCTTTAGAAGAAATCAGGGGAGATGTAAAATCTGCTTCATGGGGAAACCAGATACGCTCTTATGTCTTTCATCCATACAACATGGTTAAAGATCATCGCACCGGATATTCCAGAGGTGACATAGATAACGTTATGGACGGCGATATAACGGATTTTATGGTAAAGTTCTTGCAGGGTGTAAAAGTGGAGTCATCAGATGAATAA